A genome region from Anastrepha ludens isolate Willacy chromosome 3, idAnaLude1.1, whole genome shotgun sequence includes the following:
- the LOC128857443 gene encoding LOW QUALITY PROTEIN: dynein axonemal intermediate chain 7 (The sequence of the model RefSeq protein was modified relative to this genomic sequence to represent the inferred CDS: substituted 1 base at 1 genomic stop codon): protein MIKWRVQKVFLMVQALLIESSIDIFXKPPKKKLSKKEKARLEAEQAELLRIEMEKERQRKLEEERQRRQIEYEQAKRRQKEEILENKERRAQLRNSMAFFTEVREVTSGIKALEQEEREWERFMRCNGLPNANSPSDLRRYIHQWRSDMERRERASRNWLLNTNERTLLTQDLDAPDLSRKSLRLQQGNAGDVYAQRIREVLGILTELDEAIADKKKPPHIVSDLICLKMEIRVLLSEHLDEFTYKTMSHIDRDMEIDRPGVFKHIYESDVFKSHFWTYSKDAQISVNPKARIGEQATCNDIEFPALKLQIALPLSVELQSSAMRGLWLDYDHFSDYCTSINTKRVLPEHINILRYTKKEWHKRKDILQNMLEDCTKDSPLSSGVADQNSSVAAKRERSFDVDKIYAEHEEELNKARRRAIGPDAYGLADTDVNLRKYRIIGGVYCIDYLETPQQDKRLNERSFIRTIISPDHLGHKIFYQNYKPPPPPQPGVRRLPEEIEAEMRMVEAALEKLALVSLDLPDSVIWFEPPIVCRWETHFETLESNLTDGAKPPLGNAANAIATSTEATPLSTTTNTSPLKGSPRFPAKLRKRSSQKSTMESELAVGAAQVAGAVREVTDFDLFNIPRGIDIHGLLQDFVVPRLPPGFCLRWEKSTPVLSSKVMMRRQRKQKKKRQREGGGQRLILLARHKSVNKADESDIWSDTMAEGRHDESAFQMRQEYITNDYLDWDEPRELFPPAEPKKLIKFKEYATDKYGGNSKGKDVGQKLVISDGNQDNHKKNGNGRSGVETKRVSINGIAARNGTANLNGNGCGKNNGNSQGNGNGHSSVAQKSGNEQARGSDGAVSVSSTSRSTKETAEAEQSKAKAVSEKKTYMFSKLIEDLDRLCELQLPLQADALKRISANLTSPAASGSADSNQPKATNANGAAAGNGEEFGRQAEGAMQPAFTYYPGFSFLRDLDAKNDADNKGDTAGDQEVEDEDEESSSDEYDEDADDAFDGDGWNDEALLEDYQASAHKAIGGAVGGAGGGVQSTIVAASGGLQQLLNKHNQSESDSSDGKKYKESNMIARTQGKWSTRDVHDAKFNEEKLSLQFRTGRLGIFGLALNRYSNMPYQTWEIKPDFKSPGTIFFTFTASIISLDMNITSTGYCVNNFQGGSTTAINEMLGKTLSLAELKTTLIAAAVDIFPEPDTFCYTEGTCEKNFVMEMHLYACISTLVQSHNFSWSRWNLLAGSRTIVLLMRELIEGKKVPYHSTLLVTPLKTAIIDCTEVSPSFNSTGIAGMEYYADLYQLSQVYALPNSLEKQRDMDPMLRENVARILMAIRPLSFC from the exons TATTGATATCTTCTGAAAGCCACCGAAAAAGAAACTCTCTAAAAAGGAAAAAGCGCGGCTGGAGGCCGAACAGGCCGAGCTGCTACGCATCGAAATGGAAAAAGAGAG ACAACGAAAACTCGAGGAAGAGCGTCAACGTCGCCAAATTGAATACGAGCAAGCCAAACGCCGTCAGAAGGAAGAAATTCTAGAAAATAAAGAACGACGCGCACAGCTACGCAACAGTATGGCTTTCTTCACAGAGGTGCGCGAAGTAACGTCTGGTATAAAGGCGCTGGAGCAGGAAGAACGAGAATGGGAAAGATTTATGCGTTGCAATGGTTTACCCAATGCTAACAGTCCAAGTGACTTACGCCGCTACATACATCAATGGCGCAGCGATATGGAGCGGCGCGAGCGTGCATCACGCAATTGGTTGTTAAATACGAACGAACGGACACTACTCACGCAAGATCTCGATGCGCCGGACTTATCGCGTAAAAGTTTGCGCCTACAGCAGGGCAATGCGGGTGATGTGTATGCGCAGCGAATACGTGAAGTGTTGGGG ATACTCACAGAGTTGGACGAGGCGATCGCTGATAAGAAGAAGCCACCGCATATCGTTAGCGATCTCATCTGTCTGAAAATGGAGATTCGCGTGCTCTTGAGCGAACACCTGGATGAGTTTACCTATAAAACGATGTCGCATATTGATCGTGATATGGA AATCGATAGGCCGGGGGTTTTCAAGCACATCTATGAATCTGATGTCTTCAAGAGCCATTTTTGGACTTACTCGAAAGATGCACAAAT CTCCGTCAATCCCAAGGCACGTATTGGGGAGCAGGCCACTTGCAACGATATCGAATTCCCAGCACTGAAACTCCAAATCGCACTGCCACTCTCAGTGGAACTACAAAGCTCCGCTATGCGTGGCCTCTGGCTAGACTACGATCATTTTAGTGATTATTGCACAAGCATCAACACAAAGAGAGTTTTGCCGGAACACATTA ATATCCTCCGCTATACCAAAAAAGAGTGGCATAAACGCAAAGACATCTTGCAGAATATGCTGGAGGACTGCACCAAGGATAGTCCTTTGTCGAGTGGTGTGGCTGATCAGAATAGTTCTGTAGCAGCCAAACGCGAGCGCAGCTTCGATGTGGATAAAATATATGCAGAGCACGAAGAAGAGCTTAATAAGGCACGCCGTCGTGCAATCGGACCAGATGCATACGGTTTAGCTGACACCGATGTTAATTTACGCAAATATCGTATTATCGGTGGCGTTTATTGCATTGACTATTTAGAGACGCCACAACAGGATAAGCGTCTCAACGAGCGTTCATTTATAAGAACTA TCATCTCACCCGATCACTTGggtcacaaaatattttaccaaaactacaaaccaccgccaccaccacaACCCGGTGTACGACGTTTGCCTGAGGAAATTGAAGCGGAGATGCGCATGGTTGAGGCGGCACTTGAAAAATTAGCATTGGTCAGCTTGGA CCTACCAGACTCGGTGATTTGGTTCGAACCACCCATTGTTTGCCGCTGGGAGACACACTTCGAAACATTGGAATCAAACTTGACAGATGGTGCGAAACCACCACTTGGCAATGCTGCTAATGCGATTGCCACTTCCACCGAAGCTACACCACTTTCAACCACCACCAATACCAGTCCACTTAAGGGCTCGCCTCGTTTCCCTGCAAAGCTACGCAAACGTAGCTCACAAAAGTCTACAATGGAATCAGAATTGGCAGTCGGTGCAGCGCAAGTGGCTGGTGCTGTGCGTGAGGTTACGGACTTTGATCTATTCAACATACCGCGTGGCATCGACATCCATGGTTTATTGCAAGATTTTGTTGTGCCACGTTTGCCACCTGGCTTTTGTCTGCGCTGGGAAAAGTCAACACCAGTCTTGAGTAGCAAAGTGATGATGCGTCGACAACGCAAACAGAAGAAGAAACGACAACGCGAAGGCGGTGGTCAACGACTTATTTTGTTGGCACGCCACAAAAGTGTCAACAAGGCAGACGAAAGTGACATCTGGTCGGATACAATGGCAGAAGGTCGACACGATGAGAGCGCATTTCAAATGCGTCAAGAATATATCACGAACGACTATTTAGATTGGGACGAGCCACGTGAACTATTCCCACCAGCCGAACCAAAAAAGCTGATAAAGTTTAAGGAATATGCAACAGATAAGTATGGGGGCAATTCAAAGGGAAAAGACGTCGGACAAAAGTTGGTAATAAGTGATGGCAATCAGGATAATCACAAAAAGAATGGAAATGGAAGGAGTGGCGTTGAAACGAAGCGTGTGAGCATAAATGGAATCGCTGCACGAAATGGTACAGCAAATCTTAATGGCAACGGATGTGGCAAAAATAATGGTAATAGTCAAGGTAATGGTAATGGGCATAGCTCAGTGGCGCAAAAAAGTGGTAATGAGCAGGCGAGAGGCAGTGACGGGGCAGTAAGTGTAAGCAGCACTAGTCGAAGTACTAAGGAAACAGCTGAGGCGGAGCAATCAAAAGCGAAAGCAGTGTCGGAAAAGAAGACATATATGTTCTCCAAATTAATTGAA GATTTGGATCGCCTTTGCGAATTGCAGCTGCCATTACAAGCCGATGCGCTCAAAAGAATTTCGGCTAATCTTACCTCACCAGCCGCAAGCGGCTCAGCAGACTCCAATCAACCCAAAGCAACTAACGCCAATGGCGCAGCAGCTGGCAATGGTGAAGAGTTTGGCAGGCAAGCGGAAGGAGCAATGCAACCCGCTTTCACCTACTATCCGGGCTTTTCGTTTCTACGTGATTTGGATGCGAAAAATGATGCAGATAATAAAGGCGACACTGCCGGCGACCAGGAAGTAGAGGATGAAGACGAAGAAAGCAGCAGTGATGAATACGACGAGGACGCAGACGACGCGTTTGATGGCGATGGTTGGAATGATGAAGCACTTTTAGAGGACTACCAAGCGAGTGCGC ACAAGGCAATAGGAGGTGCTGTAGGTGGCGCTGGCGGTGGCGTACAATCAACTATTGTTGCGGCGTCAGGCGGTCTCCAGCAGCTGCTCAACAAACACAATCAGAGTGAGAGTGACAGCAGTGATGG taaaaaatacaaagaatCGAATATGATCGCACGGACCCAAGGTAAATGGAGTACACGCGATGTCCATGACGCCAAATTTAATGAGGAAAAACTATCACTACAATTTCGTACAGGACGTTTAG GCATATTCGGATTGGCGCTAAATCGTTACAGCAATATGCCGTATCAGACGTGGGAAATAAAACCGGATTTCAAAAG CCCTGGCACGATTTTCTTCACatttactgcttccattattagTCTGGATATGAACATCACTTCGACGGGTTATTGCGTAAATAACTTTCAAGGAGGCAGCACTACGGCCATTAACGAGATGCTCGGTAAGACTTTATCTTTAGCCGAATTGAAGACGACGCTCATTGCAGCTGCCGTTGACATTTTTCCCGAACCGGACACATTTTGCTATACCGAAGGCACTTGTGAGAAGAATTTCGTCATGGAAATGCATTTGTATGCGTGTATATCTACTTTGGTGCAGTCTCATAACTTCAGTTGGTCGCGTTGGAATCTGTTGGCGGGCAGCCGAACGATTGTGCTGCTCATGCGCGAGCTGATTGAAGGCAAGAAAGTG CCTTATCACTCCACATTGTTGGTGACCCCTTTGAAGACTGCGATAATCGACTGTACGGAGGTTTCACCAAGTTTCAACTCAACTGGCATCGCTGGCATGGAGTATTATGCCGATCTCTATCAACTGTCACAGGTGTATGCCCTTCCGAATAGTCTCGAAAAACAGCGAGATATGGATCCGATGTTGCGCGAAAATGTAGCACGTATTTTGATGGCTATAAGACCTCTAAGTTTTTGTTAA